In Oncorhynchus keta strain PuntledgeMale-10-30-2019 unplaced genomic scaffold, Oket_V2 Un_contig_13753_pilon_pilon, whole genome shotgun sequence, the DNA window atcagccaactgtgcgctagGGAGCACTGGTGAGGAaacttctctttcatggtctggcagctgggaaagtggctcaaattttctttccgcatctcgtctcccacagagtcagtttggttttaaatgccttcactgtactgtacatatcagagatgacacgatcccgaccctgcagctgcaagttcattgcattcagatgactcgtaatgtcacacagaaaagccatttcacacagaaacatttcgtctcggagttgtgttgtgtctttcctttgctgtccagaacagacaaatctcctcacgaagctcgaaacatctttgaagcacctttcctggCTTAGCCatgcacctctgtgtgataaggcaaatcaccatgctccgtttctaactccgtcagaaatgccttgaactggcggtgattcaaacctttggctctgataaagttaactgtgcgcgtgatgatgctcattacatgctccattttcaaggctttaccgcacaacgcttcctggtgtatgatacaatgataagctgtcagctcacctgtcgcgttttcctcttgcatcttttcccgtatcttcgccaccagtccgctcctgtgtccacacatcgcaggtgctccgtcggttgtcaaacccacgagttttcccaaggcagctccatctcatttacacatcttgacacctcttcatacaaatcatgccccgtagttgtgccatgcataggacgtaaagccaaaaactcctctgtcacgcttaggctggagtccactccgcggatgaaaattgacaactgggcaatgtcagaaatgtcggtgctctcatccacagccaaggaatatgcaatgaaatcttttccctttttcacaagctgctcttttagattgatggacaactggtctactctctcggcaatggtgtttctgctcagactcacatttaaaaagagttgcctttttttctgggcaaacttcgtcacaaactttaatcatgcagttttgatgaaatcccctccgtaaatggccgggctgatttagcgatctcttctgccaaaataaaactggccttgacagcagcctggccttgtgatttggcttttttgaacagagcctgtcgagatttgaggcctcgttttaattcctctgccttttgtagcctttgttccatgtccatattcttgtttttgtccgcgtgtttcgtttcataatgtcgtctcagattatactctttcagtaccgccacactttctccacacagaagacacacaggttttccagctacctccgtgaacaaatactccgactccaccttgtttgaaaccccggttctcagtgtccaccttccgttttgccatttttgatgggtatctgaaagttaattttactgtgatgctgacaactgctgtgccaataaatattgaaatgaagcagcctactgctcggtgcgtcaccgttgcattgtgggaaatgtagtattggtgcgtgtaaaagatctgcgggctgccggcttgctgcggtctgcgggcggttctaataataaatcaagatcatcccaggggccgtaaaaaccttctcgcgggccggatgtggcccatgggccttgactctgacatatgtgctctacCTGGTAGAGGGGCAGTTCAGCAGTTGGCTCATCTCTgcattagggtgtgtgtgtgtgtgtgtgtgtgtatgagcgaGCTATTCTGTGTATGAGAGGCTATTCTATTCTGTATGATCCTGCTGGCCTGTAGTACAGCAATACTAATGTAGTTAAATCCTGTAACCAGATCTAATAAATTAGATCGGGAACGAACCATAGAGCTAATCCTCAGACGGCACTAGCTCTTACTGGAAGTGTGGTCATAAATGTGTAAAGGCACTGATTGCCTCAATACAGCAGCGGccactctgtgtatgtgtgtacccACGCCCCATCTCGGACTGCAGTTCAGAGTAGGATGGACCTAATGGTCACTGGTTGACTGTATGCTGTAGCCTTGATTTAAGTTTGAGGCCAGACTGTCTGTTTTAATAGATCCATTAATAAACTCTAGATTTCCCATCACTCCACTGATCTGATGGCCAACTCATATCTACTAGGCCACTGTCACACTGATGTAGCCCGCTCTCTGTTCTCTTCACACCACCACTAGATGtgtcacactcactctctcataCCTACAAACATGACATGTACACCGTCCCAGTACTAATTGGACTGTTGGACTACTTAGTGAGTATCTATATGGTCTTAGTTAGAGGGAGATGGGCAGGAGTCCCAAGTCCCTCGAACACACTCAAGGATATAGGGGATGAGACGCCACATCACCATGGTGACCACCAGACACTCTCCACCAAAGCACCCAGCTTAGCTAGACATGCCAGTCTAGGACCCTCAGGGTGGGGGGGCTAGGCGCACTGGAGCCTAACATTTTGGACCAATAAGATCTCTCCTCACTTTCAAGTCTTTCTCACAGGACAGTTGATGTTCACTGCTTGTCCAATAGTTTCCTTTCTCTAACGCTGGTTGTCATGGCGGTGTCTGACCTTAGTGATGGTTCTCTCTCCTCCGGTCTCTCTCTGTGCAGGTGCAGCACCGTATCAGTGGGCGGGTGATGGCTCTGAAGATGAACACCATGGCCAGTAACAGAGCTAACATGCTGAGGAGGTCCAACTGCTGAACCGCCTGTCTCACCCCAACATACTCAGGTCTGTGTTCTGCTTTTATGAAAACACACTGTCCATATCCATCAATGCTTTGGTCTGCAAGGAAATCCCTCAGTATACACATTTTAACCCCCCACCTATTATGTTTACCTAATCAtcttcctgtctcctgtcccaggTTTGTAGGGGTATGTGTTAATGAGGGACAGCTCCATGCATTAACAGAGGTAAGATCTCCTCTTTTAAACAAGGGTAGACCGGCTAGGATGTAGAAACTATTGGTCTGGTTATAGCTATTTTTGCACTTGATGCTTCCTTAACGGTTGTCATGGTTACGTGGGGGGGGATCTGAACTCCAGACAGTTATTTGATTCTATGTCGTCTAGGTTGATGTACAATGACCTGTACCTGTCTTGTAAAAAATATCTATTTTTCTCAGTGGAGAGTCACCTGTGGTAAAGGTTAGGAAACCTGTTTGTCATGGTTACAGCACAGTCGCCTGTTTTTGAGTGACGCTTGTCTGTGGTTGTCATGGATACTTCCAGTACATCAGGGTAACCTTGAGCAGCTGCTGGACAGTGACCAGTACCTGTCGTGGTCAGTCAGGATGGGCCTGTCTCTAGACATCGctaggggcctgcagtacctccacagcaGAGGCATCTTCCATAGAGACCTCACatccaaggtacacacacacacgcgaagGTACACTCAGTTATACGGATACACACCTCCTGTCGGTAATTGTACACTTTGGCAGGCAAACAGGTGGCACGCTACACATGCATACACTCCTTAACACTAAATAGTGCGTACTCAAGTACACAGTTAACTATAAATGGATTTATCAGGGCCCGTATTCATAAAGCTTGTCGGAGTAGGAGTGCTTATCTAGGATAATTTTTACCTTCtggatcataatgaataagactaCATGGACAGgagtgacctgatcctagatcagcactcttactctgaATTCTTTGTGAATACGGTTCTGACCGCCGTCTTTCTGGTTCTGTCCTGTAGAACTGCCTGGTGCGTTGGGCCAGTGGCCAGTGTACGGCCGTGGTGGGGGACTTTGGCCTGGCAGAGAAAATACCAGAGTACAGGTCAGTGGAGTTTATTCATCATCCGTCTATCAACACAAACTGATTAGATAACACACCTGAATGGTTGCTCTACctttcctctttctttctcacgCTCTCTATCTTGATAGCTCACACGCGCTCGCTCTCTTTGGCTCTGTCCATCAATCTTTCAGTCAGTCACTGAAACCCCAGGTAGAAGTTGCCTGTAGGCTCTATGCTCAGCTGCCCTTCCCCCAGTCCTCACTATAATGTGTACATAAAAAAAACACACTGACCTTATCACTATCTTGGGTCTAAAAAATGAATCATTCATCACACTAAAGCAGAGTCCCATTTTCCAAAGAATGTGAGACACACTTCCCCCTCAAGAAGTTGTGGTTTGCCAGCTATGTGGAACTATGTGATTTAAGCCCCTGTTTCGAGGGGGGGGCGGAGTACATCGTTCGTTGACTTACTGCGATGGTGTCAATATTTAATCTGGCCGGATTGAGAGCGAGACCCACACATACACCGACTCCAGATATAACTAGTTTATAATTCTAACATTGACACCTCATATGTTGTATTCATCTCTCCAGCCTGTTTTAATCCTCTCGGCTTCTTCCTGTTGACAAGTTGGTGTCCTGCTAATTATTTAGAAGTTGCCCATAGTGGGCACAGATTAAATATCAGCTGGACACACATACCCCCTGGCCTGGTAAATGGGTCTGTATCCTTTTTGTAAACACTGTCTGAGAGGAAGCAGCTGTCGCGttaacccgtgtgtgtgtgtgtgtgtgtgtgtgtgtgctccattTCCTGTCGTTTGTCTAGTCACCCCAGTGTTTACCTTGTGTATTTGTTTTTGTACAGCCACGTTGTGTTGATGCATCACAACATGTTTTTGCTTATTTACGGTGCTTTTAGGTCGAAGGAAACTGATATGACAAAACAGTAAAATTACGAACCAGTGAATGCATTGTCTGCTGTATGTTGATGACCTTCCTCTAATTCTGAATTTGTCAACGTGTGTATGTGCACTCTAACTCTGTTTGtcagagagtggggagagagatggagtttAGGAAAGCTTTCCAAATATGGTCAAACTATTCAAGCACActtggtctctttctctcctcgctccccctctccccctcaactctctctcctcgctccccctctcccggctgaatgtcaactctctctcctcgctctccctctccccggctgaatgtcatctctctctcctcgctctccctctccccggctgaatgtcaactctctctcctcgctccccctctccccggctgaatgtcatttctctcctcgctctccctctccccggctgaatgtcatctctctctcctcgctccccctctccccggctgaatgtcaactctctctcctcgctccccctctccccggctgaatgtcaactctctctcctcgctctccctctcccggctgaatgtcaactctctctcctcgctccccctctccccggctgaatgtcaactctctctctcgctccccctctcccggctgaatgtcaactctctctcctcgctccccccccggctgaatgtcaactctctctcctcgctctccctctcccccggctgaatgtcaactctctctctcgctccccctctcccggctgaatgtcaactctctctcctcgctctccctctcccggctgaatgtcaactctctctcctcgctctccctctcccggctgaatgtcatcgctctctcctcgctctccctctcccggctgaatgtcaactctctctcctcgctcccctctccccggctgaatgtcatctctctcctcgctctccctctctcccggctgaatgtcaactctctctcctcgctcccctctcccggctgaatgtcatcgctctctcctcgctcccctctctcccggctgaatgtcaactctctctcctcgctccccctctcccccggctgaatgtcaactctctctcctcgctctcctctcccggctgaatgtcaactctctctcctcgctctccctctccccggctgaatgtcatcgctctctcctcgctctccctctcccggctgaatgtcaactctctctcctcgctccccctctcccggctgaatgtcatcgctctctcctcgctctccctctcccggctgaatgtcaactctctctcctcgctctccctctcccggctgaatgtcaactctcccggctgaatgtcaactctctctcctcgctctccctctcccggctgaatgtcaactctctcctcgctctccctctcccggctgaatgtcaactctctctcctcgctctccctctcccggctgaatgtcaactctctctcctcgctccccctctcccctgctgaatgtcaactctctctcctcgctccccctctccccggctgaatgtcatttctctcctcgctctccctctccccggctgaatgtcaactctctcctcgctccccctctccctgctgaatgtcatttctctcctcgctctccctctcccccggctgaatgtcaactctctctcctcgctccccctctcccggctgaatgtcaactctctctcctcgctcccctctcccggctgaatgtcatttctctcctcgttctccccctctcccggctgaatgtcaactctctctcctctctcccggctgaatgtcatctctctcctcgctccccctctccccggctgaatgtcaactctctctccacgctccccctctccctggctgaatgtcatctctctctcctcgctccccctctccccggctgagtgtcaactctctctcctcgctccccctctcccgGCTGgtgtcaactctctctcctcgctccccctctccccggctgaatgtcagctctctccgctccccctcccccggctgaatgtcaactctctctcgcgctccccctctccccggctgaatgtcaactctctctcctcgctcccccctctcccggctgaatgtcaactctctctcctcgctccccctctccccggctgaatgtcaactctctctcctcgctccccctctccccggctgaatgtcaactctctctcccgctctccctctccccggctgaatgtctactctctctcctcgctctccctctcccggctgaatgtcaactctctctcctcgctctccctctcccggctgaatgtcaactctctctcctcgctctccctctcccggctgaatgtcaactctctctcctcgctccccctctccctgctgaatgtcatttctctcctcgctctccctctcccccggctgaatgtcaactctctctcctcgctcccctctcccctgctgaatgtcaactctctctcctcgctcccctctcccggctgaatgtcatttctctcctcgctctccctctcccggctgaatgtcaactctctcctcgctccccctctcccctgctgaatgtcatttctctcctcgctctccctctcccggctgaatgtcaactctctctcctcgctccccctctccccggctgaatgtcaactctctctcctcgctccccctctccccggctgaatgtcatttctctcctcgttctccctctcccggctgaatgtcaactctctctccctctcccggctgaatgtcatctctctctcctcgctccccctctccccggctgaatgtcaactctctctcacgctcccctctccccggctgaatgtcatctctctcctcgctctccctctcccggctgaatgtcaactctctctcgctccccctctccccggctgaatgtcatctctctctcctcgctccccctctcccggctgaatgtcaactctctcttctcgctccccctctcccggctgaatgtcaactctctctccctcgctcccctctcccccggctgaatgtcaactctctctcctcgctccccctccccggctgaatgtcaactctctctcgcgctcccccggctgaatgtcaactctctctcgcgctcccctctcccggctgaatgtcaactctctctcctcgctcccctctccccggctgaatgtcaactctctcctcgctccccctctccccggctgaatgtcaactctctctcctcgctcccccctctccccggctgaatgtcaactctctctcctcgctctccctctcccctgctgaatgtcatctctctcctcgctctccctctcccggctgaatgtcaactctctctcctcgctccccctctccccggctgaatgtcaactctctctcctcgctcccctctcccggctgaatgtcaactctctctcctcgctccccctctccccggctgaatgtcaactctctctcctcgctccccctctccccggctgaatgtcaactctctctcctcgctctccctctcccggctgaatgtcatttctctcctcgctctccctctcccggctgaatgtcatctctctctccctcgctccccctctccccggctgaatgtcaactctctctcctctcccctctcccggctgaatgtcaactctctctcctcgctctccctctccccggctgaatgtcaactctctctcctcgctctccctctccccggctgaatgtcaactctctctcctcgctctccctctccccggctgaatgtcaactctctcctcctcgctccccctctccccggctgaatgtcaactctctctcctcgctccccctctcccggctgaatgtcaactctctctcctcgctccccctctcccggctgaatgtcatctctctctcctcgctccccctctcccggctgaatgtcaactctctcctcgctccccctctcccggctgaatgtcaactctctctcctcgctccccctctccccggctgaatgtcatctctctctccctcgctccccctctccccggctgaatgtcaactctctctctcgcgctctccctccctctccctttctccctccacttCCCCAAATAGTGTTTACACTGGGAGCTCCTCTTTCTCAGCTCCCATCACTTCCCTCACTACTTATGCAATATCATGGTTTAGTGAGATGGAAATAGCACAGAGAGGAAGTGACTGCCGGGGGGGTTCAGAGCATGCGCCTTGCAGTCACTTGTTTGCCTGCCCCTTTATGCCTTTACACACAATATATCTACCCCATGTAAACTTTCCTTTTTGGGATGGTTGTAACTGAACTAGGCGCGATGAAGCGGGCTGAAGTCTGTGAGCTGGAGCTGTAAATAATGGCTCTGGGGTTTCCCCCTATGTTCAGGTCTAGGATCAGATTCCCTCCCCTCCAGTCCTATTAGTGGGGAAAATGCAAAGCCGACCCTAGACCAGCATCTAAAGGAAACTTCACCGCCTGTAATAATGTCCAGGCCTGTCTTCCTTTCTGTCCACAGTGAAGAGTCCGACCAGGAGCCTCTGGCTGTGGTGGGCTCCCCCTACTGGATGGCACCGGAAGTACTGCGAGGAGAGGTCTATAACGAGAAAGTGGACGTCTTTGCGTATGGGATCATCCTGTGTGAGGTCATCGCTAGGATACAGGCCGACCCTGACGTCCTCCCCGCACAGAGGTTTGAACACAacgcacacacaccccaacacactaGCACACAATCAGGGTTCACAATATGGTATGATGTGCCGTAGACTGAACGTCTCCTCCTGGCCATTGTATGAAACTGCAGTTTAACAGCTCTCATCAGGCAGTAAGTCAGTCCTTTCATTGAAGTCGCAGACGGCGTCCTCTTCTGTTCTATTGTGTAAATTAGGGACTGAAGGGAGTACAGCAAATCAGAGCTCCTGTTGGAGTCTCTCTAGGGCTCTTTCACTGAGTGATGTCGCTGATCAGTGTGTGACGCTCTTTCCCCTCTGTAGGACTTTGGTCTGGACATAGAGACGTTTCAGCACATGGTGGGAGACTGTCCCCCTGACTTCCTGAACCTGGCGGTCACCTGCTGCCACGTAAGAcactcgctctcacacacatgcgcaccaagacactcgctctcacacacatgcgcaccaagacactcgctctcacacacatgcGCACCAAGACACTCGCTCTCACACATGCGCACCAAGACGCTCGCTCTCACACATGCGCACCAAGACGCTCGCTCTCACACATGCGCACCAAGacgctcgctctcacacacatgcgcaccaagacgctcgctctcacacacatgcgcaccaagacgctcgctctcacacacatgcGCACCAAGACGCTCGCTCTCACACATGCGCACCAAGacgctcgctctcacacacatgcgcaccaagacgctcgctctcacacacatgcgcaccaagacgctcgctctcacacacatgcGCACCAAGACGCTCGCTCTCACACAGGGGCGCACCAAGACGCTCGCTCTCACACGCGGGCGCACCAAGACGCTCGCTCTCACACCAAGGCGGGCGCACCAAGGCAGCTCGCTCACACCAAGGCGGGCGCACCAAGACGCTCGCTCTCACACCAAGGCGGGCGCATAAGACGCTCGCTCACACCAAGGCGGGCGCACCAAGACGCTCGCTCTCACCAAGGCGGGCGCACCAAGACGCTCGCTCTCACACCAAGGCGGGCGCACCAAGACGCTCGCTCTCACACCAAGGCGGGCGCACCAAGGCTCGCTCTCACACCAAGGCGGGCGCACCAAGACGCTCGCTCTCACACCAAGGCGGGCGCACCAAGACGCTCGCTCTCACCAAGGCGGGCGCACCAAGGCGCTCGCTCTCACACCAAGGCGGGCGCACCAAGGCGCTCGCTCTCACCCAAGGCGGGCGCACCAAGACGCTCGCTCTCGCACCAAGGCGGGCGCACCAAGACGCTCGCTCTCGCACCAAGGCGGGCGCGCCCCAAGACGCTCGCTCTCGCACCAAGGCGGGCGCACCCAAGGCCGCTCGCTCTCGCGCCCAAAGGCGGGCGCACGCAAAACAGCTCGCTCTCGCGCCCAAGACGCTCGCTCTCGCGCACCAAGACGCTCGCTCTCGCGCCCAAGGAGCTCGCTCTCGCGCCCCAAGGCAGCTCGCTCTCGCGCCCCAAGACGCTCGCTCTCGCGCCCCCAAGACGCTCGCTCTCGCGCCCCAAGACGCTCGCTCTCGCGCCCCAAGACGCTCGCTCTCGCGCCCCAAGACGCTCGCTCTCGCGCCCCAAGACGCTCGCTCTCGCGCCCCAAGACGCTCGCTCTCGCGCCCCAAGACGCTCG includes these proteins:
- the LOC127918209 gene encoding dual specificity testis-specific protein kinase 1-like, translating into VQHRISGRVMALKMNTMAIHQGNLEQLLDSDQYLSWSVRMGLSLDIARGLQYLHSRGIFHRDLTSKNCLVRWASGQCTAVVGDFGLAEKIPEYSEESDQEPLAVVGSPYWMAPEVLRGEVYNEKVDVFAYGIILCEVIARIQADPDVLPAQRFEHNAHTPQHTSTQSGFTIWYDVP